In the genome of Thermodesulfovibrionales bacterium, one region contains:
- a CDS encoding selenium metabolism-associated LysR family transcriptional regulator — translation MEDHRLRAFCLAIEMKSFSKAAEAKFMTQSAMSHLVKKLEDELGVQLFIRKAKTVIPTPAGRLLYEHAKRILEQFKKMEDDILALMQKVKGALAIGADITAATYLLPQVFYGFSREYPEVKVDLSVSSTMSIMNDLHEGKIDIGVIGGGAKKSSVFIEEIAEDEIVIIASDDNPLTKIKTLTAEDLLSQPFIMPETGSGTRELIDGFLLRLGVNLGQIRIAMTLGNPELIVQMVQSGLGVAFVSKWSVFKATQEGRIRLLPLQGSKLRRKFYLVSPQKEPATMVAKTFRNFVRKYRFFVPF, via the coding sequence ATGGAAGACCACAGGTTAAGGGCATTCTGCCTCGCCATTGAGATGAAGAGCTTCTCAAAAGCTGCTGAGGCAAAATTCATGACTCAGTCTGCAATGAGCCATCTCGTAAAGAAACTTGAGGACGAGCTGGGCGTACAACTCTTTATCAGAAAGGCCAAAACGGTGATACCGACACCCGCCGGACGGCTTCTCTACGAGCATGCGAAACGGATTCTCGAGCAGTTCAAGAAGATGGAAGATGATATCCTCGCCCTGATGCAAAAAGTGAAGGGCGCGTTGGCCATAGGCGCAGACATTACTGCTGCAACGTATCTGCTCCCTCAGGTATTCTATGGCTTTTCGAGGGAATATCCCGAGGTGAAGGTGGACCTTTCGGTATCGTCCACCATGAGCATAATGAATGATCTTCATGAGGGCAAGATCGATATAGGGGTCATCGGGGGAGGGGCAAAGAAATCCTCGGTCTTCATAGAGGAGATTGCAGAGGACGAGATAGTTATCATAGCGTCAGACGACAATCCCCTGACAAAGATAAAGACGCTCACCGCAGAAGACCTCCTATCTCAGCCATTTATCATGCCCGAGACAGGCTCGGGCACGAGAGAATTGATCGACGGTTTCCTTCTAAGGCTCGGAGTAAACCTTGGGCAGATAAGGATAGCCATGACCCTGGGGAATCCGGAGTTGATCGTCCAGATGGTGCAATCGGGTTTGGGGGTAGCTTTTGTTTCAAAATGGTCTGTCTTCAAGGCTACACAGGAGGGCCGCATCAGACTCTTACCCCTGCAGGGATCCAAACTTCGGAGAAAATTTTATCTTGTCAGC
- a CDS encoding substrate-binding domain-containing protein: protein MSKAKLIIASTTSTQNSGLFDILLPAYEKSSRYDLRVEVIAVGTGRAIRVAKKGEADMLFVHDPFREEKFIAEGYGVNRRAVMHNDFVLLGPGRDPAGIKGVKSAIDAFELVAESGSSFVSRGDDSGTNIKELDIWDDAGVNPKGKGWYFETGSKMGDTLLVANQKVAYTLCDRGTFLNYESKLSLKVLFEGDPLLKNRYSVIAVNPDKFPDARYREAMDFIAFVTSPEGQRIIADYKKHGVNLFYPDAVSSGIKKKK, encoded by the coding sequence ATGAGTAAGGCAAAGCTGATTATTGCTTCAACCACAAGTACCCAGAATTCCGGTCTCTTTGATATTCTGCTGCCGGCTTATGAGAAATCGTCTCGTTATGATCTAAGAGTGGAAGTAATTGCGGTCGGAACGGGCAGGGCTATCAGGGTTGCAAAGAAGGGAGAGGCAGACATGCTCTTTGTCCATGATCCCTTCAGGGAGGAGAAGTTTATAGCAGAAGGATACGGCGTGAACAGAAGGGCTGTTATGCATAACGATTTTGTCCTCCTTGGACCCGGCAGAGACCCTGCCGGCATTAAGGGCGTAAAAAGCGCGATCGATGCCTTCGAGCTCGTCGCCGAGTCCGGCTCTTCTTTCGTCTCCCGCGGAGATGATTCAGGCACGAACATAAAGGAATTGGACATCTGGGATGACGCCGGGGTGAATCCGAAGGGAAAGGGCTGGTATTTTGAGACAGGCAGTAAGATGGGGGACACCCTTCTCGTGGCGAACCAGAAAGTGGCATATACACTCTGTGACAGGGGGACCTTCCTCAATTATGAATCCAAACTATCTTTAAAGGTCCTTTTTGAAGGAGATCCGCTCTTAAAGAACCGCTACAGCGTGATAGCAGTAAATCCCGACAAATTTCCCGACGCCCGGTACAGGGAGGCGATGGATTTCATCGCTTTTGTCACGTCACCGGAGGGACAGCGTATCATCGCTGATTACAAGAAGCATGGCGTCAACCTCTTCTATCCCGATGCGGTTTCATCTGGTATAAAAAAGAAAAAGTAA
- a CDS encoding extracellular solute-binding protein: MVKVATLLFVSGICALVLGILPVSAGTEIICASTTSTENSGLFDYLLPQFEKKTGIKVKVVARGTGAAIEMGKRGDADVAFVHAKEQELKAVEEGFFVNRHDVMYNDFVIIGPPDDPAKIKGMKSAAEAFRRIADSGSSFVSRGDNSGTHTKELSIWKKDGIEPKGQKWYLEVGQGMEKTQRIANEKRAYTLTDRGTWLATKDKDRLEMVVVLEGDPILFNQYGVMAVNPEKHKHAKYKEATEFINWLISKEGQQAIASFKDSHGNALFIPDAK, from the coding sequence ATGGTTAAGGTAGCAACACTGCTTTTCGTGTCGGGAATCTGCGCCCTTGTCTTGGGCATACTGCCGGTATCTGCCGGGACCGAGATCATCTGTGCGTCGACCACGAGCACGGAGAATTCCGGGCTCTTTGATTACCTGCTGCCCCAATTCGAAAAAAAGACCGGCATCAAGGTGAAGGTCGTTGCGAGAGGCACGGGGGCGGCCATCGAGATGGGAAAGCGAGGGGACGCCGATGTCGCCTTCGTCCATGCGAAGGAGCAGGAGCTGAAGGCTGTCGAAGAAGGATTTTTTGTGAACCGTCATGATGTTATGTATAACGATTTTGTCATCATAGGCCCTCCTGATGATCCCGCGAAGATAAAGGGAATGAAGTCTGCCGCCGAGGCCTTCAGGCGGATCGCGGATTCAGGATCTTCCTTCGTTTCTCGCGGAGACAATTCCGGCACCCACACCAAGGAACTGTCTATCTGGAAAAAAGACGGGATAGAGCCGAAGGGTCAGAAGTGGTATCTCGAAGTGGGCCAGGGGATGGAAAAGACCCAGAGGATCGCGAATGAGAAGCGGGCTTACACCCTGACCGACAGGGGGACATGGCTCGCGACGAAAGACAAGGACCGACTCGAAATGGTGGTCGTCCTTGAAGGAGATCCTATCCTCTTTAATCAATATGGCGTGATGGCGGTGAATCCGGAAAAGCATAAGCACGCTAAATATAAAGAGGCGACGGAATTTATCAACTGGCTGATATCGAAAGAAGGCCAGCAGGCCATCGCCTCTTTCAAGGACAGCCACGGCAACGCCCTTTTCATCCCCGATGCGAAATAA